One Halichondria panicea chromosome 3, odHalPani1.1, whole genome shotgun sequence genomic region harbors:
- the LOC135334181 gene encoding arf-GAP with coiled-coil, ANK repeat and PH domain-containing protein 2-like — translation MGSGDKEESTPTGCKKKLMDLKECVQDSPSFRIQLKEREKEIVDLESRLEKVVSACDRMVSSGIGYTDASRAFSVSVKDLASHFQENEVIAGTLTRFYEIIKELQSYYSILFDQAQRSVQTSLRSFLSGELKKVKETKKVFHKVSDDLNSCSVRNATVTRNKLQECEESSVALANAQNMYSHHAIDYGYQINAISCVKGHEILSNLLSYMRAQFTFFHQGYDLLHEFDPFMRQVSTQVDLFQKEAVESIKEMDSRHSLVASHHMEDGSPDTPLLPMGNPTLAIENSGYLFKKPRGNSIFKTWSKRWFILKDNKLVYQSESKDEEYSVVAEDMRMCTVKYADDLDRRFCFEIVTPWRSCMVQANSDALRKKWVTYIEASIARALRISASNKKMEDDDDFQRRSMMVMDKGEPIQMLNGSPTGPRKSSNNYAMGFGFLSAPGNDKCADCDGENPNWASINLGIMLCIECSGIHRSLGVHISKVRSVTLDDWDSDLQKIMCQLGNARVNAIYEFEIPMHVRKPTSESTRAARETFIRLKYVQHAFVHPHPNYERTDIPVPPPTIPELLAPTRSPLNRRRSGEPSKPGSSPRSPTRRSFSPSFLRSSPRIQKGSFHTMSLRAPSSRPGSAGHSDYSTPADSAEDLRQTGEDRSLAMLAENFKKLEKSGKLKSWGSQKLGDKIRNTARRSSQRLSSFARNKFSEARVRLKPKEKVAGVREAYSDAEEDDDMATTSTPLLYSMSASTNNLSSSYSTPPPKPPRTFVTKRMSSSSLSDDENGLFKDSDDFSDILSAIKEMGVLCKSTSPSLEKLDSENGIPNGRIPENGLNLKKSESSPQLSHDKLFNSNEPAANLKGNSPILTPLNSIAEDQDSKQDSSEQSSDYLGVSNTSVNLPLTMIETPTDMTDGERLVSSVPLRRKMMPPVSASFDSALATSVLTNSEGDIPATIKISETSVHTNNSNRYSILSTTSADFFSADSSDGSDSKLPSISVSPEVPPTTPKVYHLRAPSACSIEDECFSTPPSTPTLPGSSRSTLDREDKPATNQLEDVDHVTETLNLDQSNKEEGKSTNENGEQHHATDIMPSQSTPKSTPTKRKRSLTVSDYVPIQSSRTLLATTVHSKDDNFSTEYKQKNSDNEDISPVSLFSQQDMLEILGNEDPASGQSLAIPEEIEEEPLDEVDFEGAPCEDVSGVEVVDISKEVVVCCEGEGVSGVEVVVIPDTVTPDDFLLSAVAASNLPGILCALAHGGKINSTPATDKAPILLAIEAGNPVLIEYLFQNGAKLNCTDRHGRGSLHYAVLTDQSNLVVTLLKRGVKPELKDSEGKEAITYALEKENGDIVTLLRMVTFKEQAEQGSDNRQSQYLEELQSEFFRDIEVASLVDLERSRKSTASDSSSVASRES, via the exons ATGGGTAGCGGCGACAAAGAAGAGTCTACTCCCACCGGCTGTAAGAAGAAGCTGATGGATTTGAAGGAGTGTGTACAAGACTCCCCAAGCTTCAG GATACAGCTCAAAGAACGAGAGAAAGAAATTGTGGATTTAGAATCACGTCTGGAAAAG GTCGTGAGTGCGTGTGATCGGATGGTATCCAGTGGGATTGGCTACACTGACGCTAGTCGAGCCTTCTCTGTGAGCGTGAAGGATCTCGCCTCTCACTTCCAGGAGAATGAGGTCATCGCT GGAACTCTGACTCGTTTCTACGAGATCATCAAGGAGCTCCAGTCCTACTATAGC attctCTTTGATCAAGCTCAAAGAAGTGTGCAAACTTCACTACGCTCCTTCCTTTCTGG TGAGCTGAAGAAGGTGAAAGAGACAAAGAAAGTCTTCCACAAAGTTAGCGACGATTTGAACTC ATGCTCTGTCCGCAATGCCACTGTCACCAGGAACAAACTGCAGGAGTGtgaagag TCGAGTGTGGCGCTGGCTAATGCTcagaacatgtacagtcatcaCGCCATCGACTATGGGTACCAGATCAACGCCATCAGCTGTGTCAAGGGACACGAGATACTCTCAAAT ctcctgtCGTACATGAGAGCTCAGTTCACATTCTTCCATCAAGGCTACGACCTCCTCCACGAGTTTGACCCCTTCATGAGACAG GTGAGCACTCAAGTAGACCTGTTCCAGAAGGAAGCAGTGGAATCTATCAAAGAGATGGACTCCAGACACAGTCTAGTAGCATCACACCACATGGAGGATGGATCACCAGACACCCCCCTACTACCCATGGGCAACCCAACACT GGCCATCGAGAACAGTGGCTACTTGTTCAAGAAGCCACGAGGCAACAGTATCTTCAAGACTTGGTCAAAAAGATGGTTTATTCTCAAGGACAACAAATTGGTGTATCAGTCGGAAAGCAAAGATGAAGAGTACTCCGTGGTAGCTGAGGACATGAGGATGTGTACTGTCAAGTATGCAGACGATTTGGACCGAAGATTCTGCTTTGAGATTGTGACACCATGGCGATCGTGTATGGTACAGGCCAACTCTGACGCACTCCGGAAGAAATGGGTGACTTACATTGAGGCCAGCATCGCCAGGGCCCTCCGTATCAGTGCCAGCAACAAG AAAATGGAGGACGATGACGACTTCCAACGTCGTAGCATGATGGTCATGGATAAGGGAGAGCCCATACAAATGCTGAACGGCTCTCCAACTGGCCCGAGAAAATCGAGTAACAACTATGCGATGGGGTTCGGCTTTTTGAGCGCCCCCGGCAACGACAAGTGTGCCGATTGCGATGGGGAAAACCCCAACTGGGCGAGCATTAACCTGGGAATCATGCTTTGTATAGAGTGCTCTGGTATTCATCGAAGCCTTGGGGTCCATATCTCTAAAGTGAGGTCAGTGACCCTCGACGATTGGGACTCTGATCTACAGAAG ATTATGTGTCAGCTTGGAAACGCTCGAGTAAACGCTATCTACGAGTTCGAAATTCCCATGCATGTCAGAAAACCAACATCAGAAAGTACTCGAGCTGCTCGTGAAACATTCATTCGTTTGAAATACGTTCAACATGCATTCGTTCATCCACATCCAAACTACGAACGTACAGATATTCCCGTACCCCCTCCCACCATCCCTGAACTGTTAGCACCGACACGATCTCCATTGAACCGTCGTAGATCAGGGGAGCCCTCTAAACCAGGGAGTTCCCCTAGATCGCCCACTCGAAGATCGTTTAGTCCATCATTCCTTCGCTCTTCTCCACGGATACAAAAAGGTAGTTTCCACACAATGTCTCTCAGGGCTCCCTCCTCTCGACCTGGATCAGCAGGCCATTCCGACTACTCCACTCCAGCCGATTCTGCAGAAGACTTGCGCCAGACTGGGGAGGACAGGTCGCTTGCAATGCTAGCAGAAAATTTCAAAAAGCTCGAGAAAAGTGGAAAGCTTAAATCCTGGGGCAGTCAGAAACTGGGTGACAAGATTCGTAACACAGCTCGAAGATCATCGCAACGACTCTCTAGTTTCGCTCGAAACAAATTCAGTGAAGCTCGCGTACGGCTAAAACCGAAAGAGAAAGTTGCGGGTGTCCGTGAAGCCTACAGTGATGCAGAGGAGGATGACGACATGGCGACCACTAGCACACCACTCCTCTACAGTATGTCAGCCAGTACTAACAATCTCTCATCTTCATACTCAACCCCTCCTCCAAAACCGCCTAGAACTTTTGTAACGAAACGCATGTCAAGTTCATCTCTAAGCGACGATGAGAATGGACTGTTTAAAGACTCTGACGATTTCTCTGATATTTTATCGGCCATTAAAGAGATGGGGGTACTCTGCAAATCCACTTCCCCCTCACTAGAAAAACTTGATTCTGAAAACGGAATACCAAATGGAAGAATACCTGAAAACGGATTGAATCTGAAAAAGTCGGAAAGTTCCCCTCAACTATCGCACGATAAATTGTTCAATAGCAACGAGCCAGCTGCTAATTTAAAAGGGAATTCCCCTATTCTCACGCCCCTCAATTCGATCGCTGAGGACCAAGACTCTAAACAAGACTCTTCCGAACAAAGCAGTGACTATCTAGGAGTGAGTAACACTAGTGTGAACCTACCATTGACCATGATTGAAACTCCAACTGACATGACTGACGGAGAACGGTTAGTGAGCTCTGTTCCTCTGCGCAGAAAGATGATGCCTCCAGTGTCAGCGTCATTTGACTCTGCCCTTGCCACCTCTGTGCTAACCAACAGTGAAGGAGATATACCAGCCACCATTAAAATCTCAGAAACAAGCGTACACACGAACAATTCAAATCGGTACTCAATTTTATCGACGACAAGTGCTGATTTCTTTAGTGCCGATTCATCCGACGGCTCTGATTCTAAACTGCCCAGTATATCTGTATCTCCCGAGGTTCCACCAACTACTCCAAAAGTCTATCACCTGCGTGCTCCATCAGCTTGCTCTATTGAGGACGAGTGTTTCAGTACTCCGCCCAGTACGCCCACACTTCCCGGTAGCTCTCGAAGTACACTGGACAGGGAAGATAAACCAGCGACTAATCAACTCGAAGATGTCGATCATGTGACTGAGACTCTAAATCTAGATCAATCCAACAAGGAGGAGGGAAAATCGACCAATGAGAATGGAGAACAGCATCACGCTACTGATATCATGCCGTCACAATCCACTCCAAAATCAACACCCACTAAACGCAAGCGCTCTCTCACCGTGTCTGACTATGTACCCATACAGAGCTCACGGACACTGCTTGCAACGACAGTACACAGCAAAGACGATAACTTTAGCACTGAATACAAACAAAAAAATAGTGACAACGAAGATATCTCCCCTGTGTCGTTATTCTCTCAGCAAGACATGCTGGAGATACTGGGCAATGAAGATCCTGCCTCAGGGCAATCACTCGCCATTCCTGAAGAGATTGAGGAAGAGCCTCTAGATGAGGTGGACTTTGAGGGGGCGCCCTGTGAGGATGTGAGTGGCGTGGAGGTGGTGGACATCTCGAAAGAGGTGGTGGTGTGCTGTgagggtgagggtgtgagtgGCGTGGAGGTGGTGGTCATACCCGACACTGTGACACCAGATGAC TTCCTGCTTTCCGCTGTTGCCGCTAGTAACCTGCCAGGAATACTGTGTGCGCTGGCCCATGGGGGAAAGATCAACTCTACACCTGCCACAGACAAGGCTCCCATTCTACTAGCCATTGAGGCA GGAAACCCCGTGCTAATCGAGTACTTGTTCCAGAATGGTGCCAAGCTCAACTGTACGGACCGTCATGGCAGAGGGAGCCTCCATTACGCTGTGCTCACTGACCAGTCCAATCTGGTTGTCACTCTACTCAAGAGGGGAGTCAAACCAGAGCTCAAGGACAGCGAgggaaag GAGGCTATTACTTACGCTCTGGAGAAGGAGAACGGAGACATTGTGACCCT GCTGAGGATGGTTACATTCAAGGAGCAAGCAGAGCAAGGATCCGACAACAGACAAAGCCAATACT tggaggAGCTACAGTCCGAGTTCTTCAGAGATATTGAAGTGGCCAGTCTGGTGGATCTGGAGAGATCAAGGAAATCAACTGCTAGTGACTCCTCCTCTGTAGCTAGCAGAGAATCGTAg
- the LOC135334239 gene encoding RNA polymerase II subunit A C-terminal domain phosphatase SSU72-like, with amino-acid sequence MLQNHAIAVVCSSNQNRSMEAHGLLSKKGYSVKSYGTGSVVKLPGRAAHQPNVYQFGTTYEDMYQDLMKKDPHLYTQNGILNMLDRNRRIKACPEQFQKAKEEFDIIFTVEERIYDAVLEELESRGTASYRPVQVINLEVKDNHEEATLGAFLLLKLCETMSRVEDLENEIEDIIQDFELHNGRTLLHTVAFY; translated from the exons ATGCTCCAGAACCATGCCATAGCTGTGGTGTGCTCTTCCAACCAGAACAGAAGCATGGAGGCACACGGGCTCCTTAG CAAGAAAGGTTACTCGGTGAAGTCCTATGGGACTGGGTCAGTAGTAAAGCTGCCAGGGAGAGCTGCTCACCAGCCCAATGTCTACCAGTTCGGGACCACCTACGAAGACATGTACCAAGACCTCATGAAGAAAGACCCTCATTT GTATACACAAAATGGCATCCTAAACATGCTGGATCGAAACAGGAGAATCAAAGCTTGCCCCGAGCAATTTCAGAAAGCTAAGGAAGAATTTGACATCATTTTCACAGTCGAGGAACGAATTTATGATGCTGTTTTAGAAG AGTTAGAGTCTCGGGGGACTGCCTCCTATAGGCCAGTGCAGGTCATCAATCTGGAGGTGAAGGACAATCACGAGGAGGCCACTCTCGGAGCATTCCTACTACTAAAGCTCTGTGAAACG ATGAGCCGGGTGGAAGATCTCGAGAATGAAATTGAGGACATTATTCAAGATTTTGAACTACATAACGGACGAACACTTCTACACACTGTGGCATTTTATTaa
- the LOC135334184 gene encoding pre-mRNA 3' end processing protein pfs-2-like — translation MVDVGKRPTMNFSGGGMPRRVVDYSGGAVRMLENRLWQRDKRDMPLIQPDSTSYAELVLPQGLVESPVNAVTTKFVRAVSNKVRCPIFCTAWVPDGRRVVCGAHSGEFTLWNGINLTFENSLQAHDTPVRSMQWSHNGVWMVTSDDRGFVKYWQSNLNNVHTFQAHTEPIRCTSFSPTDAKLATSSVDGTVRVFDFIRCSEEFILRGHGADVMSVDWHPRKGLLASGSKDNQQPVKLWDPKSGQSVATIHAHKAAVMSVQWNANGNWLLTGSRDHLIKLFDIRTMKEMCTLKSHKKEVNVLAWHPVHETLFASGGSDGAILFWEVGNEHEIGGMEAAHDSFVWSLSWHPLGHFLVSGSNDTTSKFWCRNRPGDEMKDGYNSLVSALITSADAEDYHNMGRPSFPRAHRGATDAIALPPPSQQFPSSFDNAPNSLPNSTDAASKNTNLAVLGADIIAKTFGDRKNEPQESKGQFTPTGQRQFFGPDKGQQQFRPPKLEQPSTPPPHAQGLFRPPPPPNFPGREFGRPEFRSPTGGGPSPFSWQRSEFGGGHPNRRPSFEEETNIPQREPPRNPYVYRRPDMEPPRDGRDPRMMSGGDPRRGGGRRPDWGPEAPPTSGPPPWQGGPPPMRSGEEHPPPPPRDMRGPPPPHQRPDNWSPGGDRRPPLQFPDQGPPPGEHRPPEHHARPPPDPRAQPRSQSEQFQPHHPQRNDSRPPSGEFNRPSPQQQQAGTPPSQDPRFPPGRQGQPYGARGGPPPPGRPHYEGEYHPPPFQGGQPPFHSTGPPDPRRPPPQEHVYTRGGRPPPEMQQGPPQHQRGPPSHEGPPPPLMQSHDRPPHRDRSGPPQSTSPMGPPHGQGPPHQQPPPKMGPPHKQPPPQMGPTHGQGPPHKQPPPQMGPTHGQGPPHQQPPPQMGSTHGQGPPHQQPPPQMGSTHGQGPPHQQPPSHGQGPPHQQPPPHGQGPPHQQPPPQMGPPHGQGPPHTMPPRDGPPQQGDRPPYTGPPRPHDVPPYGGPPTQHAPPHDRSAPFLDRPPPEPYRGGPSDPRAGDPRGHQRSDNLRPPEGRGDGAPRRGDPRGYRQSAPRSRGRGFRPPPHHDNWSGRDPRGGRGRGHDPRGNDGNQMPPTKRPRE, via the exons ATGGTGGATGTTGGTAAGAGGCCTACCATGAACTTCTCTGGTGGAGGCATGCCTAGGAGAGTGGTGGACTACAGTGGAGGCGCTGTCAGAATGCTAGAG AACCGGCTCTGGCAAAGGGACAAGCGGGATATGCCCCTAATCCAGCCAGACTCCACCTCATACGCTGAGCTAGTTCTCCCGCAAGGCCTTGTTGAATCTCCAGTGAATGCAGTCACCACAAAGTTTGTGCGTGCCGTCTCCAACAAAGTCCGTTGTCCGATATTCTGTACAGCGTGGGTGCCAGATGGGAGAAGGGTGGTATGTGGAGCACATAGCGGAGAGTTCACCCTCTGGAACGGTATCAACCTCACCTTTGAGAACTCTCTACAG GCTCACGACACTCCAGTGCGCAGTATGCAGTGGAGTCATAATGGAGTGTGGATGGTAACGTCTGATGACAGAGGGTTTGTCAAGTACTGGCAGTCTAACCTGAACAATGTCCACACCTTCCAAGCCCACACCGAACCTATTCGCTGTACCAG TTTTTCCCCCACTGACGCCAAGCTGGCCACCTCCTCTGTGGACGGAACTGTCCGTGTGTTTGACTTTATTCGCTGCTCAGAAGAATTCATTCTCAGAG GCCATGGTGCTGATGTGATGTCAGTGGACTGGCACCCGAGGAAGGGACTATTAGCCTCAGGGAGCAAAGACAACCAACAACCGGTCAAACTCTGGGACCCCAAGTCTGGGCAAAGCGTCGCCACAAT CCACGCTCACAAGGCTGCCGTTATGAGCGTCCAATGGAATGCCAACGGTAACTGGCTACTGACGGGATCACGTGATCATCTTATCAAGCTCTTTGACATACGAACCATGAAAGAGATGTGTACCCTCAAATCACACAAGAAGGAAGTTAATG TGTTGGCATGGCACCCGGTACACGAGACACTGTTTGCCAGCGGAGGGTCTGATGGTGCTATTCTCTTCTGGGAAGTTGG TAACGAGCATGAGATAGGTGGTATGGAGGCCGCCCATGACTCGTTTGTCTGGTCCCTCTCCTGGCACCCTCTCGGCCACTTCCTCGTGTCAGGGTCCAACGATACTACAAG CAAGTTCTGGTGTCGCAATCGCCCTGGAGACGAGATGAAGGATGGCTACAACTCTCTAGTCAGTGCTCTCATCACGTCTGCTGATGCtgaag ACTACCACAATATGGGCAGGCCCTCGTTCCCTCGCGCTCATCGTGGCGCCACGGATGCCATCGCTCTACCTCCACCCTCACAACAATTCCCCTCCTCCTTCGACAATGCTCCCAACAGTCTACCCAACTCCACAGATGCTGCATCCAAGAACACTAACCTTGCCGTACTGGGCGCTGATATTATTGCTAAAACATTTGGAGACAGAAAAAACGAGCCACAAGAAAGCAAAGGACAGTTTACTCCAACTGGGCAAAGACAGTTTTTCGGGCCTGATAAAGGACAGCAACAATTTAGACCACCCAAACTGGAGCAACCCAGCACCCCCCCTCCACATGCACAAGGCCTGTTCCGACCACCGCCCCCTCCAAATTTCCCCGGGAGAGAATTTGGACGCCCTGAATTTCGATCACCTACTGGTGGAGGCCCCTCTCCGTTTAGTTGGCAACGCTCTGAGTTTGGTGGTGGACACCCAAACAGAAGACCTTCATTCGAAGAAGAGACTAATATTCCACAGCGAGAGCCGCCAAGAAATCCGTATGTGTATAGGAGACCGGATATGGAGCCTCCACGAGATGGCCGTGATCCACGCATGATGTCCGGAGGTGACCCTCGTAGAGGTGGAGGACGAAGACCGGACTGGGGTCCTGAAGCACCACCCACTTCCGGACCACCCCCTTGGCAAGGGGGGCCTCCTCCAATGAGATCTGGTGAAGAGcatccaccaccaccaccaaggGACATGAGGGGACCACCACCTCCTCACCAGCGACCTGATAACTGGTCGCCAGGGGGAGACCGTCGCCCCCCTCTGCAATTTCCCGATCAAGGCCCTCCTCCGGGTGAACATAGACCCCCCGAACATCACGCACGGCCACCTCCAGACCCAAGAGCTCAGCCGAGATCTCAGTCAGAGCAGTTTCAACCACATCATCCACAGCGAAACGATTCCAGACCGCCATCTGGGGAGTTCAATCGACCGTCTCCTCAGCAACAGCAAGCCGGCACACCCCCTTCTCAAGATCCAAGGTTTCCTCCGGGTCGTCAAGGACAACCGTACGGAGCACGTGGGGGGCCCCCACCTCCAGGAAGGCCTCATTATGAGGGGGAGTATCACCCCCCACCATTCCAAGGCGGACAACCACCGTTTCACTCAACTGGTCCTCCAGATCCAAGACGTCCTCCGCCACAGGAACACGTGTACACTCGTGGTGGTAGACCCCCTCCCGAGATGCAACAAGGCCCCCCACAGCATCAACGAGGACCGCCATCTCACGAAGGACCTCCTCCACCCTTGATGCAGTCACATGATAGACCACCTCACCGTGATCGATCTGGACCCCCACAAAGCACTTCTCCAATGGGCCCCCCACACGGACAAGGTCCCCCACATCAGCAGCCGCCCCCTAAAATGGGCCCCCCACACAAGCAGCCGCCCCCTCAAATGGGCCCCACACACGGACAGGGTCCCCCACACAAGCAGCCGCCCCCTCAAATGGGCCCCACACACGGACAAGGCCCCCCACACCAGCAGCCGCCCCCTCAAATGGGCTCCACACACGGACAGGGTCCTCCACACCAGCAGCCACCCCCTCAAATGGGCTCCACACACGGACAAGGCCCCCCACACCAGCAGCCGCCCTCACACGGACAAGGCCCCCCACATCAGCAGCCGCCCCCACACGGACAAGGTCCCCCACACCAGCAGCCGCCCCCTCAAATGGGCCCTCCACACGGACAAGGCCCCCCACATACAATGCCCCCTCGCGATGGCCCCCCACAGCAAGGAGATAGACCACCCTATACTGGACCACCTCGCCCTCACGATGTTCCTCCGTATGGtggaccccccacacagcacGCCCCCCCACATGACAGATCCGCACCGTTTCTAGATAGACCGCCTCCCGAGCCTTATAGAGGGGGACCTTCAGATCCAAGAGCTGGCGACCCGAGGGGGCACCAAAGAAGTGACAATTTGAGACCCCCAGAAGGAAGAGGGGATGGTGCTCCAAGAAGAGGTGATCCAAGAGGTTATCGTCAGTCCGCCCCACGTTCAAGGGGGCGTGGCTTTCGTCCGCCCCCTCACCATGACAACTGGAGCGGACGAGACCCAAGAGGAGGTAGGGGCAGAGGTCACGACCCCAGAGGAAATGACGGGAATCAGATGCCCCCCACTAAACGTCCAAGAGAATGA
- the LOC135334187 gene encoding zinc finger CW-type PWWP domain protein 1-like yields MSTANKFISPFIEGEDTQVLDNSNSFQPTLPSMEDSLVDDFLPEATTKPSLDDSLGADDYTQLPAEQAALSPELMSLSDSGLTSAATETVGNKDSSPVALNDSLVDETQLPEDFVAVDDDETQLTEGCVTVDNDQPCLNDSLNMEVTSPGLSDHEATIPEATPEAIPGGGTVFPVVNVQQASTKDDLISPSAAIFGPSDENLSTTPVKTDAKADKESVSSERNEHKKVRPSFGKKKKSFIPPTSKSVSPQSNPEESSGEPQPSPCSGSKTVKKPTVSKPQPKLQECINKETTVKPDSAETKTKPAPKKTKVKKSTEKKEGKNSGSADKENIPPLELKLPLKALTSKSVSTKPVESTKAAAKEEREKKRLEREKAKLEKEEAKREKERLKMETKLEQERKKAEREQKKMEKELKKMEKLQASVAKTKLNSQPPKSPNTDKSDQPPTKKDDPQNTANIEMPENATATVPINSTPDDTSQPNMPKADKNDATKVSPVTSTAEDNVVPKDDEYHLPEKNDIQTSEEPENCSKTIEAKQIPVKPKKRKQVCDSNKTAKKFKPDFSAASKPSQSTAIVPKPKKSRPSKRTKTDASKPANYSGPVWVQCDDCNKWRRLTTIGDPCLVPDLWTCSMNEDPGHAQCDTPEEGWSDLGESQEFVESPFIPGSLVWAKMDGYPWWPAMVEEDPNEEAYYEMGRPSNPVPVRYHVVFLDTPVCRAWVHCQSVRTFDHSADPNQENRVNVAKKYHRSLKMATKQASKALSSSFQERLERFSFSQRFRKGNRKRKAALVEEDCVDNQKEVQTTTKSRKRKSAHFSVDRDQSTASPTPPDPVDSVTMDDDTKVSNVQDNLDTSSEQEGKMATNEPSKPKQCMAEE; encoded by the exons ATGTCTACTGCTAACAAGTTTATCTCGCCATTTATTGAAG gagagGACACTCAGGTGCTCGACAACTCCAACAGTTTTCAGCCCACCCTTCCAAGCATGGAGGACTCCCTTGTCGATGATTTCCTCCCTGAAGCAACCACTAAGCCCAGTCTAGATGACTCTCTTGGTGCAGACGACTACACCCAGCTACCCGCAGAGCAAGCAGCCCTATCTCCTGAGCTAATGTCACTGTCTGATTCAGGCCTTACATCTGCAGCCACTGAGACTGTAGGCAACAAAGATTCGAG CCCTGTAGCTTTGAATGATTCGCTTGTGGATGAGACTCAACTACCAGAGGACTTTGTTGCAGTGGATGATGATGAGACTCAACTAACAGAGGGCTGTGTTACAGTGGATAATGACCAACCTTGTCTGAATGATTCCCTCAATATGGAGGTAACCTCTCCTGGACTATCTGATCATGAGGCAACTATACCTGAGGCCACACCTGAGGCCATACCTGGAGGGGGTACAGTTTTTCCAGTCGTGAATGTGCAACAGGCCTCAACAAA AGACGATTTGATTTCACCGTCTGCTGCAATTTTTGGACCCTCGGACGAAAATCTCTCAACTACTCCAGTTAAAACTGATGCAAAGGCAGACAAAGAAAGTGTTTCAAGCGAGCGAAATGAACACAAAAAGGTCCGACCTTCATTTGGCAAGAAGAAAAAATCGTTTATTCCGCCAACCTCCAAATCGGTGTCTCCACAATCAAACCCTGAGGAGAGTTCAGGAGAGCCTCAACCATCCCCCTGTAGTGGTAGTAAGACTGTAAAGAAGCCCACTGTCTCAAAGCCTCAGCCAAAACTGCAAGAATGCATTAACAAGGAGACTACGGTAAAACCAGACTCGGCTGAAACTAAGACCAAACCTGCTCCAAAGAAAACCAAGGTGAAGAAATCAACTGAAAAGAAGGAAGGAAAAAATTCAGGCTCAGCTGATAAGGAGAACATACCACCACTTGAGTTGAAACTACCTCTGAAAGCCCTTACTAGCAAATCTGTATCCACTAAACCAGTGGAGTCTACGAAAGCTGCTGCAAAGGAAGAACGAGAGAAGAAACGTCTTGAGAGGGAAAAGGCCAAACTAGAAAAGGAGGAGGCCAAACGAGAGAAGGAGAGACTCAAAATGGAGACCAAACTTGAGCAAGAGAGAAAGAAAGCCGAGAGAGAGCAAAAAAAGATGGAAAAGGAACTGAAAAAAATGGAGAAACTTCAAGCCAGTGTGGCTAAAACAAAATTGAACTCTCAACCTCCCAAATCACCCAACACTGACAAAAGCGACCAACCTCCAACAAAAAAGGATGACCCTCAAAATACAGCTAACATTGAAATGCCGGAAAATGCAACTGCTACTGTTCCGATCAACAGCACACCCGACGATACTAGCCAACCTAATATGCCAAAAGCTGACAAAAACGATGCAACAAAAGTGTCGCCAGTAACTAGCACAGCTGAAGACAATGTGGTACCCAAAGACGATGAATATCATCTACCTGAAAAGAATGACATCCAAACGTCCGAGGAACCTGAGAACTGTAGTAAGACTATCGAGGCCAAACAAATCCCCGTTAAGCCTAAGAAAAGAAAACAAGTGTGTGATAGTAACAAAACAGCAAAGAAATTCAAGCCTGATTTCAGTGCTGCCTCTAAACCATCGCAATCCACTGCCATTGTTCCAAAACCCAAGAAATCGAGGCCTTCAAAACGGACGAAAACTGACGCCTCTAAACCTGCCAACTATTCAGGCCCAGTGTGGGTACAATGTGATGATTGTAACAAGTGGCGTAGATTGACCACCATCGGCGATCCCTGTCTAGTACCTGACCTTTGGACCTGCTCCATGAACGAGGACCCTGGGCATGCTCAGTGTGACACTCCAGAGGAGGGATGGTCTGATCTAGGAGAGAGTCAAGAGTTTGTGGAGTCTCCCTTCATCCCTGGGTCCCTAGTCTGGGCCAAGATGGACGGCTATCCTTG GTGGCCTGCCATGGTTGAGGAAGACCCCAATGAGGAGGCCTACTATGAGATGGGCAGGCCAAGCAATCCTGTTCCA GTGAGGTACCATGTTGTGTTTCTGGATACCCCAGTGTGTCGAGCCTGGGTACACTGTCAGAGTGTTCGGACATTTGATCACTCAGCAGATCCCAATCAAGAGAATAGA GTGAATGTTGCTAAGAAATACCATCGTAGTTTGAAGATGGCCACTAAGCAGGCTTCCAAAGCACTCAGCTCTTCATTCCAG GAGCGACTGGAGAGATTCTCATTCTCACAGAGATTTAGAAAGGGCaacaggaaaagaaaagcagcTCTTGTAGAGGAAG ATTGTGTGGATAATCAAAAAGAAGTCCAAACTACTACAAAATCTAGAAAACGCAAATCTGCTCATTTCTCAGTGGATAGGGACCAGTCAAccgccagccccaccccacctGACCCAGTGGACTCAGTCACAATGGATGATGATACAAAGGTCTCTAATGTGCAGGATAACCTGGATACCTCAAGTGAGCAAGAGGGGAAGATGGCTACTAACGAACCAAGCAAACCAAAGCAGTGCATGGCTGAGGAATAA